In Gimesia sp., a single genomic region encodes these proteins:
- a CDS encoding division/cell wall cluster transcriptional repressor MraZ: MSGETFITGEIKRTVDDRFRISLPADMAQAVTDDSGETMLTKERAGCLSLWKASDWQSRHDQGVDLIKQKIQAHRLENRWDEVQRLGRLLSTRNRTIQLANRSRCTIPEGFREFLGVQPNQEVMIVGAVICVEIWNLSAWQNLLEQDMPEFGTLFKELSG, translated from the coding sequence ATGAGCGGTGAAACTTTTATCACAGGAGAGATCAAACGGACGGTCGACGACCGTTTCCGGATTTCGCTCCCTGCTGATATGGCTCAAGCCGTGACTGACGATTCCGGGGAAACGATGCTCACCAAAGAGCGTGCTGGCTGCCTCAGTCTCTGGAAAGCCTCCGACTGGCAATCCAGACATGATCAGGGAGTTGACCTGATCAAACAGAAGATCCAGGCTCATCGCCTGGAGAATCGCTGGGATGAAGTGCAACGCCTGGGGCGACTGCTGTCGACCCGGAACCGCACGATTCAGTTGGCCAATCGTTCTCGCTGCACAATTCCGGAAGGATTTCGCGAGTTTCTGGGAGTCCAACCCAACCAGGAGGTCATGATTGTTGGCGCAGTGATCTGCGTTGAAATCTGGAATCTCTCGGCCTGGCAGAATCTGCTCGAACAGGACATGCCTGAATTCGGCACACTCTTCAAAGAGCTCTCTGGTTAA
- a CDS encoding Gfo/Idh/MocA family oxidoreductase, which produces MSEAPKDISSRREFLKNSSRLAAGASVLAGTSIPHVHAAEDNTIKIALVGCGGRGTGAASNALSTTSGPIKLVAMADVFDHRLNTSYNSLKKIHGDKVDVPDSQKFIGFDGYEKAISCLGPGDVVLLVTPPAFRWVHFGYAIEKGINVFMEKPITVDGPSTRKMLELGKKSVEKNLKVGVGLMCRHCKARQELYDRIKDGQIGDVLELRAYRMAGLTGSAATGPQPPDMKSELLYQISRFHGFLWASGGGYSDFLIHNIDESCWMKDAWPIQADGSGGRHYRGDNVDQNFDNYSVEYTFADGTKLFLRGRTIPGCRQKFASFAHGTKGLAVISTSAHHPAKPRIYKGYNEDRDNLLWEFPQPEPNPYQIEWDDLITAIREDQPYNEVQRGAEASLVTAMGRMAAHTGQIVTYDEMLNCKQEFAPDVDKLTMDSPAPVIARADGSYPVPLPGILKHREY; this is translated from the coding sequence ATGAGTGAAGCGCCCAAGGACATCTCATCACGTCGCGAATTTTTAAAGAATTCCAGTCGACTTGCTGCAGGGGCTTCTGTGCTGGCAGGCACGTCTATTCCACACGTACATGCTGCCGAAGATAACACAATTAAAATCGCCCTGGTTGGCTGTGGCGGACGTGGTACCGGAGCTGCCTCCAACGCGCTCTCCACCACCAGTGGTCCCATTAAACTCGTCGCGATGGCAGACGTCTTCGACCATCGCCTCAATACCAGCTACAACAGCCTGAAGAAAATCCACGGCGACAAAGTCGATGTTCCCGACAGCCAGAAATTCATCGGCTTTGATGGCTACGAGAAAGCAATCAGCTGTCTCGGTCCGGGAGATGTGGTACTGCTCGTCACCCCTCCCGCTTTCCGCTGGGTTCACTTCGGTTATGCCATCGAAAAAGGCATCAATGTCTTCATGGAAAAACCGATCACCGTCGACGGTCCCAGTACCCGCAAGATGCTTGAGCTTGGCAAAAAGTCTGTTGAGAAGAACCTCAAGGTTGGCGTCGGTCTGATGTGCCGGCACTGTAAAGCACGCCAGGAACTTTACGATCGCATCAAAGATGGTCAGATCGGAGATGTTCTCGAACTGCGGGCCTATCGTATGGCAGGTCTCACCGGTTCTGCTGCCACCGGCCCCCAGCCGCCTGACATGAAAAGCGAACTCTTATATCAGATCTCCCGCTTCCATGGATTCCTCTGGGCCAGCGGTGGTGGATACAGTGACTTCCTGATCCACAACATCGATGAAAGCTGCTGGATGAAAGATGCGTGGCCGATTCAAGCCGATGGATCGGGTGGACGCCATTACCGCGGCGATAACGTCGATCAAAACTTCGACAATTACAGCGTCGAATACACATTCGCCGATGGAACCAAGCTCTTCCTGCGCGGTCGTACGATTCCCGGCTGTCGCCAGAAGTTTGCCAGCTTTGCGCACGGCACCAAAGGACTGGCGGTTATCTCAACCTCAGCCCACCACCCGGCTAAACCTCGAATCTACAAAGGCTACAATGAGGACAGAGATAATCTTCTCTGGGAATTCCCACAGCCTGAGCCGAACCCGTATCAGATCGAATGGGACGATCTGATTACCGCCATTCGTGAGGATCAACCTTACAACGAAGTTCAGCGCGGTGCGGAAGCCAGCCTGGTTACCGCCATGGGTCGTATGGCTGCCCACACAGGGCAGATCGTTACCTACGATGAAATGTTGAACTGCAAACAGGAGTTCGCTCCCGATGTGGATAAACTGACCATGGACTCGCCCGCTCCGGTGATCGCTCGTGCCGATGGATCTTATCCCGTTCCACTGCCGGGTATCCTGAAGCACCGTGAGTATTAA
- a CDS encoding DUF1571 domain-containing protein, with the protein MVKQFAYQTRIVLGRQMGKVAAFTGVLALALTASLTQVNNLHAETPSSGHALDPAIRLAMQSYETTADIKDFQGTFIKREKVGRRMQPTHTMQIKFREKPLSVYLNFLNPHEGREVIYFHGRNGNQILAHETGIKGLVGTVSLQPNSPQAMDESRYPITTIGIRKMLYQILKQWNEERKQDAGVAVKYFPDAKLGNMQCKVLQTSYPQQRQGIRFQMTRLYIDKATNLPVRVEQYDWPTRRNAKPELVEEYTYTNIRTNVGLTDADFDPQNPNYNF; encoded by the coding sequence ATGGTAAAACAATTCGCTTACCAAACGCGCATCGTTCTGGGTCGCCAGATGGGGAAAGTGGCAGCGTTCACTGGAGTTCTTGCTCTCGCCCTGACTGCCAGCCTCACTCAGGTAAATAACCTGCACGCTGAAACCCCAAGTTCGGGCCATGCTCTGGATCCGGCTATCCGCCTGGCGATGCAGAGCTATGAAACAACGGCTGACATTAAAGACTTTCAGGGGACCTTCATCAAACGTGAAAAAGTAGGACGCAGAATGCAGCCTACTCACACGATGCAGATCAAGTTTCGTGAAAAACCACTCAGTGTCTATCTGAACTTCCTTAATCCTCATGAAGGACGTGAAGTGATCTACTTCCATGGTCGCAATGGAAACCAGATCCTCGCACACGAGACCGGTATCAAAGGTCTGGTCGGTACCGTCTCTCTGCAGCCTAACAGCCCGCAGGCCATGGATGAAAGCCGCTACCCGATCACAACCATCGGCATTCGCAAAATGCTGTACCAGATTCTGAAACAATGGAATGAAGAACGGAAACAGGATGCTGGCGTTGCTGTTAAATACTTCCCGGATGCCAAACTGGGCAACATGCAATGTAAAGTTCTGCAGACCAGCTATCCTCAGCAGCGTCAGGGAATCCGCTTCCAGATGACGCGGCTCTACATCGACAAAGCAACCAACCTGCCCGTACGCGTCGAACAGTATGACTGGCCGACACGTCGCAATGCGAAACCGGAACTGGTCGAAGAATACACCTACACCAACATCCGCACCAACGTTGGTCTGACCGATGCAGACTTCGATCCGCAGAACCCGAATTACAACTTCTAA